The Clostridia bacterium genome contains a region encoding:
- a CDS encoding 4Fe-4S dicluster domain-containing protein: MIRKEIFVRYDRCMGCHSCELACAISHTAARDLFGALLGGEKPQKRIYVDQVGQVKAPAVCRQCEDAPCVAVCMTGAMHSREDGVNVVNLTQCIGCWMCAMACPFGAVGRGEGKAIKCDQECVDEEGVPACVRACPTGALVFQTVEEFETGRRLAAATSVGVKGYSGPQ, encoded by the coding sequence ATGATACGGAAGGAGATCTTCGTCCGTTATGACCGGTGTATGGGCTGCCATTCCTGTGAGCTGGCCTGCGCCATAAGCCACACCGCAGCCCGAGACTTGTTTGGGGCTCTCCTGGGGGGCGAAAAGCCGCAGAAGCGCATTTACGTGGACCAGGTAGGTCAGGTGAAAGCCCCGGCCGTCTGCCGGCAATGTGAAGATGCCCCTTGTGTGGCTGTCTGTATGACGGGTGCGATGCACAGCCGGGAAGATGGCGTTAATGTGGTTAACTTGACCCAGTGCATCGGTTGCTGGATGTGTGCCATGGCCTGCCCCTTTGGTGCGGTGGGGCGGGGCGAGGGCAAGGCTATAAAGTGCGACCAGGAGTGCGTGGATGAGGAGGGTGTACCGGCTTGCGTCCGGGCCTGCCCCACCGGGGCCCTGGTCTTCCAGACCGTGGAGGAATTTGAAACTGGGCGGCGCCTGGCAGCCGCCACTTCCGTCGGGGTTAAAGGGTATTCAGGACCGCAGTAA
- the cooS gene encoding anaerobic carbon-monoxide dehydrogenase catalytic subunit, with amino-acid sequence MAKSCNVSLDPAVCEMAEKARRLEVETVWDRYQAMLPQCGFGETGLCCRHCLQGPCRIDPFGGEPKTGICGATADVMVARGLDRAIAAGSAAHSGHARHLAHTLKLAAKGKARDYTIKDKAKLRSVAGRLGIPTEGKSIAEIALDLAEAALADFHEKETPVMWAATTVTKKRAKLFAEKGLLPKGIDYEVSDIMHRTLYGVDADPVNLLLGGLRCGVADLAGCYMGTDLADILFGTPQPVVTEANMGVLKADAVNVAVHGHNPVLSEVIVAVAKEMEGEAKAAGASGINVVGICCTGNEVMMRHGIPACTHSVSQEMALVTGALDAVVIDYQCIMPSLATVAECMGTKLITTMEITKIPGAIHIEFSEETAGENARQIIRLAIESFSRRRGKPVDIPPYKTKVVAGFSVEAIVAALSKLNAEDPLKPLLDQIASGNIRGVCLFAGCNNVKVPQDQNFTAVARRLLKENVLVLATGCGAGALMRHGFLDPANVGELCGEGLKAVLTAIGEANGLGGPLPAVLHVGSCVDNSRAVAVAVAVADRLGVDTDQLPVVASAPEAVSEKAVSIGTYAVALGLPTHVGVMLPVLGGPLVTKVLTDKVRELTGGYFIVDLDPDSAAQKLLAAIDERRAALGLSVPGGGRR; translated from the coding sequence ATGGCCAAGTCATGTAACGTTTCTCTGGACCCGGCGGTTTGCGAAATGGCGGAAAAGGCCAGGCGCCTGGAGGTGGAGACGGTCTGGGACCGCTACCAGGCCATGCTTCCCCAGTGCGGCTTTGGTGAAACCGGGCTTTGCTGCCGGCACTGCCTGCAGGGCCCCTGCCGCATTGATCCCTTCGGCGGCGAGCCCAAGACCGGCATCTGCGGGGCCACCGCGGATGTGATGGTAGCCCGGGGCCTCGACCGGGCCATCGCGGCCGGGTCGGCGGCCCACTCCGGCCATGCCAGACACCTGGCCCACACCCTGAAGCTGGCGGCAAAGGGCAAGGCACGTGACTATACTATTAAGGACAAAGCTAAGCTGCGCTCTGTGGCTGGGCGCCTCGGCATCCCCACCGAGGGGAAGAGTATCGCCGAGATCGCCTTGGACCTGGCGGAGGCGGCCCTGGCGGACTTTCACGAGAAAGAGACGCCGGTCATGTGGGCAGCCACCACAGTGACTAAGAAGCGGGCCAAACTCTTTGCGGAAAAAGGTTTGCTCCCCAAGGGCATAGACTACGAGGTATCCGATATCATGCACCGCACCCTCTACGGCGTGGACGCGGACCCCGTGAACCTGCTTCTGGGCGGGTTGCGCTGCGGCGTGGCGGACCTGGCCGGCTGCTATATGGGCACTGACCTGGCCGATATCCTCTTCGGCACTCCCCAGCCAGTGGTGACCGAGGCCAATATGGGTGTGCTGAAGGCCGACGCCGTCAACGTGGCAGTCCACGGCCACAACCCGGTCCTTTCTGAGGTGATCGTGGCAGTGGCCAAGGAGATGGAGGGCGAGGCCAAGGCGGCCGGCGCCTCCGGCATCAATGTGGTGGGCATCTGCTGCACCGGCAACGAGGTGATGATGCGGCATGGCATTCCGGCCTGCACCCACTCGGTGAGCCAGGAGATGGCCCTGGTAACCGGTGCGCTGGATGCTGTGGTGATAGATTACCAGTGCATCATGCCCTCCCTGGCTACGGTGGCGGAATGCATGGGCACTAAGCTGATCACTACCATGGAGATCACCAAGATCCCCGGGGCCATCCACATCGAGTTTTCAGAGGAGACAGCCGGGGAGAACGCCAGACAGATCATCCGCCTGGCCATCGAATCCTTCTCCCGTCGCCGGGGTAAGCCGGTGGACATACCGCCATATAAGACCAAGGTGGTCGCAGGTTTCTCCGTGGAGGCCATCGTAGCAGCCCTCTCCAAGCTAAACGCCGAGGATCCTTTGAAGCCCCTGCTCGACCAGATCGCCTCCGGCAATATTCGGGGTGTCTGCCTCTTCGCCGGGTGCAACAACGTCAAGGTCCCGCAGGACCAGAACTTTACCGCAGTTGCTCGCAGGCTCCTGAAAGAAAACGTGCTGGTCCTGGCTACCGGCTGCGGGGCGGGTGCGCTCATGCGCCACGGGTTCCTGGATCCGGCCAACGTGGGCGAGCTGTGCGGAGAGGGCTTGAAGGCGGTCCTGACAGCCATCGGCGAGGCCAACGGCCTGGGTGGGCCTCTGCCGGCGGTGCTGCACGTGGGCTCCTGCGTAGACAACTCGCGGGCGGTGGCCGTGGCCGTGGCGGTAGCCGACCGGCTGGGCGTAGATACGGATCAGCTCCCGGTGGTGGCCTCGGCGCCCGAAGCGGTTTCGGAGAAGGCGGTCTCCATCGGGACCTATGCCGTGGCTCTGGGCCTGCCCACCCACGTGGGGGTCATGCTGCCGGTCCTGGGGGGCCCCCTGGTCACCAAGGTGCTGACGGACAAAGTCCGGGAGTTGACGGGTGGTTACTTCATCGTGGACCTCGATCCCGACTCCGCGGCCCAAAAGCTCCTGGCGGCCATCGATGAGCGCCGGGCTGCTCTGGGGCTCAGCGTTCCGGGAGGTGGGCGGCGATGA
- a CDS encoding sigma 54-interacting transcriptional regulator → MLTSAPEKTVYQAGYSIGRQLPVDDLEEIPDKISALGVGNLKLQSVKGDKITVKWYECFTCSHFPPVGQPLCYLEGGLLAGALNKLLRKRIEVEETKCWGTGEHYCQMEATISPVSGLDEPYSFFLPEETNRLLIDLTFQAVQATRSYRQATLGSATEAEELPLSIWEAIFHAIPLGLVIVDNQGRVVGINKAGTQILGITGQRARGRLLEEIFPLAKYSEIIQSGKPQVWEFQKTNGNTIIVIGTPFWTPAKIEGVLCQFFSDESELVRLLLEQLKRQEARVSHNPENLKPAGFLFNFRHIRTLNRYFRNVLSLAQKAAWSNATILIQGESGTGKGVLAQAIHEESPRRNAPLIKVDLAAIPPELLESELFGYEEGAFTGAKKGGKPGKFELADGGTIFLDEIGDMPLNMQAKLLRVLQDKEIERLGSIRTRKIDVRVIAATNKDLEKMVREGRFREDLFYRLNVVKLVLPPLKERLEDIPLLAESILQRLSKEYGKKLWLTPAAMECLLGYSWPGNVRELENVLERAAILAEDQEIHPHHLAIGCTGKNKVREISPLYKVRIEAEKEAIIQALEAFGGEKTRTAKALGLSRQALYAKMVSYGLLKK, encoded by the coding sequence ATGCTAACCAGTGCCCCGGAGAAGACAGTTTACCAGGCAGGCTATTCTATTGGCAGGCAGCTTCCTGTAGATGACCTGGAAGAAATACCGGATAAAATAAGCGCACTGGGAGTAGGAAACCTTAAATTGCAAAGTGTAAAAGGCGACAAAATCACCGTCAAATGGTACGAATGTTTCACCTGTTCTCACTTCCCGCCTGTGGGCCAGCCGTTATGCTATTTGGAAGGGGGCCTGCTAGCTGGGGCCCTCAACAAACTCCTTAGAAAAAGAATAGAGGTAGAAGAAACCAAATGCTGGGGGACAGGGGAACATTATTGCCAGATGGAAGCCACCATATCCCCTGTTTCTGGTCTTGATGAGCCCTATTCCTTCTTCCTCCCCGAAGAAACCAACAGATTGCTCATAGATCTCACCTTCCAGGCTGTGCAAGCAACCAGAAGCTACCGCCAGGCTACCCTTGGGTCCGCAACAGAGGCAGAAGAGCTCCCTTTAAGCATCTGGGAAGCCATCTTCCACGCAATTCCCCTGGGCCTGGTAATTGTCGATAACCAGGGGAGAGTGGTAGGGATAAATAAAGCCGGTACTCAAATACTGGGTATTACAGGTCAAAGGGCGCGAGGCCGCCTGCTAGAAGAGATATTCCCTTTAGCCAAATACTCTGAAATAATCCAGTCCGGCAAACCCCAGGTATGGGAATTCCAGAAAACCAATGGGAACACTATCATCGTCATAGGAACGCCTTTTTGGACCCCGGCTAAAATAGAGGGTGTGCTGTGCCAGTTTTTCTCCGACGAAAGCGAGCTTGTACGCCTTCTCCTGGAACAGCTTAAAAGACAAGAAGCCAGAGTTAGCCATAACCCTGAGAACTTAAAGCCTGCTGGGTTCCTCTTCAATTTCCGCCACATCCGGACCTTAAATCGCTATTTTAGGAACGTTTTAAGCCTGGCCCAAAAAGCGGCCTGGAGCAATGCCACTATACTCATCCAGGGCGAGAGCGGCACCGGAAAAGGGGTCTTGGCCCAGGCTATCCATGAAGAAAGCCCCCGCCGTAACGCGCCTTTAATAAAAGTAGACTTAGCAGCCATCCCCCCAGAACTTCTAGAATCCGAACTATTCGGTTACGAGGAAGGCGCCTTTACTGGCGCTAAAAAGGGCGGCAAACCTGGCAAGTTTGAACTGGCTGATGGAGGAACCATTTTTTTAGATGAAATCGGGGATATGCCTCTTAATATGCAAGCCAAGCTTTTAAGGGTATTGCAAGATAAAGAGATTGAACGGCTGGGGAGCATCCGCACTAGAAAAATAGATGTGCGAGTGATAGCAGCTACCAATAAGGACTTAGAAAAAATGGTGCGGGAAGGGCGTTTCCGGGAAGATCTTTTTTACCGCTTAAATGTGGTTAAGCTGGTGCTCCCACCCCTTAAAGAGCGGCTGGAAGACATACCTCTCCTGGCAGAGAGCATTTTACAAAGGCTAAGCAAAGAATATGGCAAAAAGTTATGGCTTACTCCGGCTGCTATGGAGTGCCTTTTAGGCTATTCTTGGCCGGGCAACGTCCGAGAGTTAGAAAATGTCCTGGAGAGGGCGGCCATCTTGGCTGAGGACCAGGAAATCCATCCCCATCACCTCGCCATAGGTTGTACAGGAAAAAATAAAGTGAGGGAGATTTCTCCACTTTATAAGGTACGGATAGAAGCCGAAAAGGAAGCCATCATCCAGGCTTTGGAAGCTTTTGGAGGAGAAAAAACACGGACCGCCAAAGCACTAGGCCTCTCCCGCCAGGCCCTTTATGCTAAAATGGTCAGCTATGGCCTGCTTAAAAAATAA
- a CDS encoding FadR family transcriptional regulator, protein MELRPVRTKKIYEHIVEQITELISQGNLKPGDRLLSERELADRLQVSRSSVREALTALAAMGVVDVRPGEGTFVRQVNAEAIAEPLTVALLMDRGTTLELLEVRKMVEVEAAGLAAERADQEDLDKLSAIISDMRTDLDQGVLGEEADLAFHLALAGAAGNSILQRLISAVSDTMQQSLRTSRQVLYTTPGHAEELFRQHYAILKAVAAKKPKEARKAMADHLAFVERELKKKWQEEENGDDAQAPGGR, encoded by the coding sequence TTGGAACTCCGTCCCGTACGGACCAAGAAGATTTATGAGCATATCGTGGAGCAGATCACAGAACTGATTAGCCAAGGTAATCTCAAGCCCGGAGATCGCCTGCTGTCAGAACGGGAACTGGCCGACCGGCTGCAGGTGAGCCGCTCGTCGGTGCGCGAGGCGCTCACGGCGCTGGCAGCCATGGGCGTGGTGGACGTGCGCCCAGGGGAAGGGACCTTTGTCCGCCAGGTCAATGCCGAGGCCATAGCTGAGCCGCTGACGGTAGCCCTGCTGATGGACCGGGGAACCACTCTGGAACTGTTGGAGGTCCGAAAGATGGTGGAGGTAGAGGCGGCGGGCCTGGCCGCGGAAAGGGCGGACCAGGAGGACTTGGATAAGCTTTCCGCCATCATTTCCGATATGCGGACCGATCTTGACCAGGGAGTGCTGGGCGAAGAGGCCGACTTAGCCTTCCACCTCGCCTTGGCCGGAGCGGCTGGAAACTCCATCCTACAGCGATTGATCAGCGCGGTCTCCGATACCATGCAGCAGAGCTTACGCACCAGCCGCCAGGTGCTCTATACCACTCCTGGCCATGCCGAGGAGCTTTTTCGCCAGCATTACGCGATTTTAAAGGCGGTAGCGGCCAAAAAGCCCAAGGAGGCGCGAAAGGCCATGGCCGATCACTTGGCCTTTGTGGAGCGGGAATTGAAAAAGAAATGGCAGGAAGAAGAGAACGGTGATGATGCCCAAGCCCCGGGCGGTCGGTGA
- a CDS encoding 2-hydroxyglutaryl-CoA dehydratase, giving the protein MPCFLGIDVGSVTSKVVAINEKKEMLFHAYLRTYGGPMEAIQNGFRQLREQVGQLDVAAVGTTGSGRHLAAVMVGADTVKNEITAHAVAAREVEPQVRTVIDIGGQDSKIIFIKDGVSRGFNMNTVCAAGTGSFLDHQAQRLNIPIEQFGELALKSKHPVRIAGRCGVFAESDLIHKQQMGYRKEDLIAGLCLALARNYLTNVARGKEIKPKVLFQGGVAANVGIRAAFEKLLGLEIIVPEHYDVMGALGAALLARSRWMKTHQPTRFRGLDAMADLEFTPRSFICGDCANDCEINELYVGGELASRWGSRCGKWENLKVSSGQRRELRETIVLGDTCPTAYPREAGAGK; this is encoded by the coding sequence GTGCCTTGCTTTTTGGGTATTGATGTAGGAAGCGTCACCAGCAAAGTTGTGGCCATCAATGAAAAAAAGGAAATGCTCTTTCACGCTTACTTGCGGACTTATGGCGGGCCTATGGAGGCCATCCAGAATGGGTTCCGGCAGCTGCGGGAGCAGGTTGGTCAATTGGATGTAGCGGCGGTGGGCACTACCGGCTCCGGGCGGCATTTGGCAGCGGTAATGGTGGGGGCGGACACGGTCAAAAACGAAATTACCGCCCACGCAGTGGCTGCTCGTGAGGTGGAGCCCCAGGTGCGCACTGTGATCGATATTGGGGGCCAGGATTCCAAGATCATTTTTATCAAGGACGGGGTTTCGCGGGGCTTCAACATGAATACAGTCTGCGCGGCCGGCACCGGTTCCTTCCTCGATCACCAGGCCCAGCGCCTCAATATCCCCATCGAGCAGTTTGGGGAGCTAGCCCTTAAGTCGAAGCACCCGGTGCGCATCGCCGGTCGGTGCGGAGTGTTTGCCGAGTCCGACCTCATCCATAAGCAGCAGATGGGTTATCGCAAGGAAGACTTGATTGCCGGTTTGTGCCTGGCCTTGGCGCGCAACTACCTTACCAACGTGGCTAGGGGCAAAGAGATCAAGCCCAAGGTATTGTTTCAAGGCGGGGTAGCGGCCAACGTTGGCATCCGTGCCGCCTTTGAAAAGCTCTTAGGTCTGGAAATCATTGTGCCTGAGCATTATGATGTCATGGGGGCGCTGGGGGCGGCTTTGCTAGCCCGGTCCCGGTGGATGAAGACCCACCAACCTACGCGGTTTCGGGGCCTGGATGCCATGGCCGACCTGGAATTTACTCCCCGGAGCTTCATTTGCGGCGATTGCGCTAACGACTGCGAGATCAATGAGCTTTACGTGGGCGGCGAACTGGCCAGCCGCTGGGGCAGCCGCTGTGGGAAATGGGAGAACTTAAAGGTATCCAGCGGCCAGCGGCGCGAACTTCGGGAAACGATAGTACTGGGAGACACCTGCCCTACGGCTTACCCTCGCGAGGCTGGGGCGGGGAAATAG
- a CDS encoding protease complex subunit PrcB family protein — protein MQLVPRRIRAWGKVLGLVCLSSLMALGLTGDIPCGFGTPSPTPDLETWVEKLKSQEGVFVREESNCRIVLVTMGARPTGGYSIKVEKVRRTQDAWIIEVTTHVPGPHDVVTQVITYPYQLIRIPKDGLKIEVYEKTERGLIMKGLSRS, from the coding sequence TTGCAACTAGTGCCAAGGCGGATTAGGGCCTGGGGAAAGGTGCTGGGCCTGGTGTGCCTAAGCTCCCTAATGGCGCTGGGCTTAACCGGAGACATACCCTGCGGCTTCGGAACCCCAAGTCCCACCCCAGATCTGGAGACTTGGGTGGAGAAGCTTAAAAGCCAAGAAGGGGTATTCGTCCGGGAGGAATCCAATTGTCGGATAGTGCTAGTAACCATGGGCGCAAGGCCCACCGGGGGCTACAGCATCAAGGTCGAGAAGGTCCGCCGCACTCAGGATGCATGGATAATAGAGGTAACCACTCACGTCCCTGGTCCCCACGATGTGGTTACCCAGGTCATCACCTACCCATACCAGCTGATCCGGATTCCCAAGGATGGGCTAAAAATTGAAGTGTACGAAAAAACCGAGCGGGGATTAATTATGAAGGGCCTCTCCCGAAGCTGA
- a CDS encoding YkgJ family cysteine cluster protein, with protein sequence MGQTHGPKREPLRGYDVVVTNPQATVQDYLTALNLAIETLPLTRRRLLPPPGQGQIPSDQRLYCRGCDRCCRERVPLTYIDALKLIQATSSPSLGLFLRRYGYIWVQGRAVDISLAWEKQAQGASAHPDRRCVFLNPETQTCQVYRARPLVCQTFICCPQTRRARRLREVIVNQGEDELVRQWLAEAAATGREPEFHEGYNPRPREEDWPPTPFSGRTDYQEVRLKEICSPRLWEKLLGP encoded by the coding sequence ATAGGTCAAACCCATGGTCCCAAGAGGGAGCCGCTCCGCGGTTACGATGTGGTGGTCACCAACCCTCAGGCCACCGTACAGGACTACTTGACCGCGCTTAACCTGGCTATCGAGACGCTTCCGCTTACCCGCCGGCGCCTTTTGCCACCTCCTGGCCAGGGCCAGATCCCGTCTGACCAAAGGCTTTATTGCCGGGGTTGCGACCGCTGCTGCCGGGAAAGGGTGCCTCTCACCTATATAGATGCCCTAAAACTTATCCAAGCTACCTCCTCCCCCAGCTTAGGCTTGTTCCTGCGCCGCTATGGCTACATCTGGGTGCAGGGAAGAGCTGTAGATATTAGCCTGGCCTGGGAAAAGCAGGCTCAAGGGGCATCGGCCCATCCAGACCGGCGCTGTGTATTCCTCAACCCGGAGACACAAACCTGCCAAGTCTATAGAGCCAGGCCCTTAGTGTGCCAGACTTTTATCTGCTGCCCCCAAACCAGGCGGGCCCGGCGCCTGCGGGAAGTGATCGTCAATCAGGGCGAGGATGAGCTAGTACGGCAGTGGCTGGCCGAGGCTGCCGCTACCGGCAGGGAGCCAGAATTCCATGAGGGATACAACCCCCGCCCTCGGGAGGAGGACTGGCCGCCCACACCCTTTAGCGGCCGAACCGATTACCAGGAGGTGCGGCTCAAAGAGATTTGCTCGCCCCGGCTATGGGAAAAATTGCTGGGGCCTTGA
- a CDS encoding RtcB family protein, which translates to MSKRELRLEPWGRNRYRLIGRGEERVAAVVYLAPVLFQQLVEEEALKQLADAASLPGVVEPVIGLPDIHTGFGLPIGGVMATDWETGVVSAGAVGMDINCGVRLLRTNLKADELSRSQLRQLLIAIEKRIPAGVGKKSKQPELRHPDLEAVAGLGARYFIEQGYGYGEDGEAIEAGGCLPGADLGAVSRAAIDRADQLATIGGGNHFIELGRVERVYPTVPSPGGEAAGRPDPAELIGLQEGHLTVLIHTGSRGFGHQICTDYSSLMAQASEKYGIKAPTKGLACAPIDSPEGRKYLAAMACAANFAFANRQLIAHGVREAFGEVLGLPLSEIGLELVYDVAHNIAKVEEHRGRKLLVHRKGATRALPPGHGENPKRYLATGHPAIIPGSMGTASYVVLGTPAIGETFNSVNHGAGRVMSRKQARSTVSEGELVASLGPVLVNARNLKTLADEAPGAYKDIDAVVNTLVECGLTRPVARLVPLAVIKGEGDEA; encoded by the coding sequence ATGAGCAAGCGAGAATTGAGGCTAGAGCCCTGGGGGCGCAATCGTTATCGGCTGATAGGAAGGGGCGAGGAGCGGGTAGCGGCTGTAGTCTACCTGGCCCCGGTCCTCTTTCAGCAGCTGGTGGAAGAAGAAGCTTTGAAGCAGCTAGCCGATGCGGCTAGCCTCCCTGGGGTGGTGGAGCCGGTAATCGGGCTTCCCGACATTCACACAGGCTTTGGTTTGCCTATCGGCGGGGTAATGGCCACCGATTGGGAAACCGGGGTGGTTTCAGCTGGAGCGGTAGGCATGGACATCAATTGCGGGGTCCGCTTGCTCCGGACCAATCTTAAGGCGGACGAACTCAGCCGCAGCCAGCTTCGTCAGCTTTTGATTGCCATTGAGAAAAGGATCCCTGCCGGGGTGGGCAAGAAGAGCAAGCAACCGGAGCTGCGCCACCCGGACCTGGAAGCGGTGGCAGGCCTGGGGGCGCGCTACTTCATTGAGCAAGGCTATGGTTATGGGGAGGATGGGGAAGCCATCGAGGCGGGAGGTTGCCTGCCCGGGGCCGATTTAGGGGCAGTGAGCCGGGCCGCCATCGACCGGGCCGACCAATTGGCCACCATCGGCGGCGGTAACCACTTTATTGAGCTAGGCCGGGTGGAACGGGTGTACCCGACGGTTCCTAGTCCTGGCGGCGAGGCAGCAGGGCGCCCAGATCCGGCGGAACTAATAGGGCTTCAGGAGGGCCATCTGACCGTCCTCATCCATACTGGCAGCCGAGGATTCGGACACCAGATCTGTACCGATTATTCCTCCCTGATGGCTCAGGCTTCGGAAAAATATGGCATCAAGGCTCCTACCAAAGGCTTAGCTTGTGCTCCTATTGATTCTCCTGAGGGCCGCAAGTACCTTGCCGCCATGGCCTGTGCCGCTAATTTTGCTTTTGCCAACCGCCAGCTGATTGCTCATGGGGTGCGGGAGGCTTTTGGTGAGGTTTTGGGCTTGCCGCTTTCGGAAATCGGCTTGGAGCTGGTTTATGACGTAGCCCATAATATCGCTAAGGTGGAGGAGCACCGGGGCCGAAAATTGTTGGTGCACCGCAAGGGGGCCACCCGGGCTTTACCCCCCGGCCATGGCGAAAACCCGAAGCGCTACCTGGCGACGGGGCACCCGGCCATCATTCCCGGAAGCATGGGTACCGCCTCCTACGTGGTACTGGGCACTCCGGCTATTGGCGAGACTTTCAACTCGGTGAATCATGGAGCCGGGCGGGTAATGTCCCGCAAACAAGCTAGGAGCACGGTATCAGAGGGGGAGCTAGTGGCTTCCCTAGGGCCAGTCCTGGTCAACGCTCGCAACCTCAAGACTCTGGCCGACGAGGCTCCTGGTGCCTACAAGGACATCGATGCCGTAGTGAATACCTTGGTGGAGTGTGGCCTTACTCGGCCGGTAGCCCGGCTGGTGCCCTTAGCGGTCATTAAGGGCGAGGGCGACGAAGCCTAG